The Actinomadura graeca nucleotide sequence CTCCGACTACTACGGCCCCCGCAGCTCCGACCAGGCGTACCTGGGCGACGTGCGGTTCGTGCGGCCGCTGCTCGCGGGCAAGCGCATCACGTTCCTCAGCGACCCGTCCATCCCGCACGCCTGGACCTACCTCCCGGACGTCGCCGAGGCCCTCGCCATCGCCGGGACCGACGAGCGCGCATGGGGCCGCGCCTGGCACATCCCCACCGGACCCGCCGTCCCGGCCCAGGAGGTGGCCGAGCGGCTGTGCGCGCTCGCGGACGCGCCCGCCCCGCGCATCCGCCGCCTCCCGCGCCCCCTGTTCACCGCCCTCGGGACGTACTCGCCGCTGTTCCGGGAGCTTCGCGAGACGCGCTACCAGTTCGACAAGCCGTACGTCGTCGACTCGTCGGCCTTCGAGACGACGTTCGGCATGGCCCCGACACCACTGGACGAGGCGCTGAAGTCGATCGTCGCCGCGACGTGAAAACGGCCCCGCCCGCGCCATTCGCCCGGGACGGCGGCCCCGGGTAATTAAGCTGGCACGGTCGGCTGCGCCACCCACGGCGGCGCCGGCGCAGAGGGGCGCGCAGGCGCACGAGGAGGGCACGGATGCGGATCTCGTTCACGGCGCTGACCGGTGGCGGGCCGCGCGACGTCGTCGTCACCGTGGACTCCGAGGCCACCGTCGACGGGATCGCGAGGTCGCTGTCCGCCGCGCTGGACGGACACGCACCGCTCGCCACGGCGCCGCCCCTGCCGCCCCGCTTCGCCAAGGCCGCCTCCGCCGGGCACCCGGCGCCCGCCCCGGCCGCCGCGGGCCCGCGCATGGCCCTGTGGGTGGACGGCCGGATGCTCGACCCGCAGGCCCTCGCCGTCAAGGAACTGCGGGACGGCGCGATCGTCGCGGTCGAGCGCCGCGGCGCCGCCGCGACCGTCCGCGCGGAGCCGACGGGGCTGGTGGAGGTGCGCGTCGTCGGCGGTCCCGCCGCCGGGTCGGTGCACCGGCTGGGGCTCGGCGTCAGCACGATCGGCTTCGGCGACGACGTGGACGTCCGCCTGGACGACCCCGGCGTCCCCGCCCGGTCGCTGCGGATCACCGTCGGGGTGGAGGGCGTCCAGGTCGAGGCGTCCGCGATGACGCGCGCCGCCCTCGACGGCGAGCCGCTGACCGCACCGGCGGACTGGCCGCCTGGAGGGATGCTCACCGTCGGCTCCAGCGTCCTCACTCTCGCCCCGAGCGCCGCGCCCGACACCCACCTGGAACCGCTCCCCGAGGGCGGCCTGGCGTTCAACCGCCCGCCCCGGCTGAACCCCGGGCACCACGTCCGGCGGCTGGAGGTCCCGAAGCGCCCCGAACGCAACCCGCGCGAGCGGCTCC carries:
- a CDS encoding NAD-dependent epimerase/dehydratase family protein; protein product: MGMHVIVGAGQVGGQLAERLTARGHDVVVVSRSGTGPEGTEQVAADVGDRARLTAIAEGADALYNCVNPQMHRWAQDWPPMAASFLGAAEETGAVLVTLGCLYGYGPVDGPMTEDLPLAATGVKGRVRAKMWRDALAAHREGRVRATELRASDYYGPRSSDQAYLGDVRFVRPLLAGKRITFLSDPSIPHAWTYLPDVAEALAIAGTDERAWGRAWHIPTGPAVPAQEVAERLCALADAPAPRIRRLPRPLFTALGTYSPLFRELRETRYQFDKPYVVDSSAFETTFGMAPTPLDEALKSIVAAT